The following nucleotide sequence is from Paenibacillus andongensis.
GAAGCTCGCTAGGCAGTATCTCTCCCGGCTGTTTGGAAGCGGATCTATCTGCATACGTACCTGCTGTATGGGAGTCGCAAAAACCGCAAATGGTGGAGTACGACATGAGACCGGCAGATGATTTCGGCTGGGGTGAAACGATTGGGTGCGGCGGATTGATTCGTATCCTGTTGGAGCCTGTTACCGGGGAACTGCTTGTTAACTTGCTGGTGGTGAAAGCTAGCTTGGATCGCGGGGAGGTCGTACAGCTGCTGCGCACATTCTCGGATGGGTATTCGAATATAACGTATACGTTATGCGATCCTGATGAGGGAGCGCCTTCAGACCGACAAGCGGTGTACGCCTCATTATTTACGCCGAAGCCGAGGGTCATTGTGTTTGGGGCGAATCCCGATGCGATGCCGCTTGCCCAAATGGCGGCAAGTGTTGGGTTTCGCGTGGTGGTAGCGGACTGGCGGGAGGCTATCTGCAATGTGGAGCGTTTTCCCGGGGCTGAGACTGTCGTGGCTTTCCCAGAGCAATTGGTGGAACAACTAAAGCTGAATGCGCAGGATTATGTCATCGTCATGAGTCACCAGTTTGAGAAGGATTCAGCATTCGTACGAGGAGCTATGGAATCAAGCCTGCGCTACCTCGGTATCATGGGTTCGAGGGATCGAACGGAGAAGATGCTTGAAGGATTAGAGCGGCCGGATTGGCTGCATTATCCCGTTGGTCTTAACATTGGCTCGGAAGGCCCGGTTGAAAATGCTATCAGCATAGCAGCTGAGCTAATACGTATAAAGCGTGGCGTTCGCTCGACTGGAGAGTGGGGCTCCTCTGTTACCATGGGGCGAGATATCCAAAGCTGCCGTCTATGGTGAGCGCTGTGAAGAGGAAAGTTGTTGGCGTATACTTGGCGGCAGGCAGCAGCAGACGGATGGGGACAGCGAAGCAGTCATTAGAAATCGCCGAAGGCGTGCGGCTTGGCGGGATTGCCCTTCTGCAAGCTCTTCATGCCGAGCTGCATAGTGTGGTTGTTGTCGTGCGTGAAGGTGACTCCTTGGATTGGTTGCCAAAAGAAGCTCATATGCATAGGTTATTAGGCAGATGTCGTGTTGAGATATGTGCGGACGCTGGAAGCGGAATGGCGCACTCGCTGCGCACGGGGATCCAGGCAGCAGAAGAGATGGGCGCTGATGGTATCTTAGTCTTGCTGGCGGATCAGCTGTTCATAGATGGTCCCATGCTGCTTCGGCTTACGACTGCCTTTCGTGAGGAAGCGGGCTACGATTATATCGCCAGCGGGGATAAGGGGATGCCGAAGCCTCCTGTTATTTTGGGGCGAGGGATGTGGCCAGCGGCTGTTGCTTTGGAAGGGGATGCTGGGGCGCGGTCCTTGTTTCAATTGCCTGCGTACCGTGGTCAAATTGTGGAAGAGGAAAACCAGTTGAAATTTATGGATGTTGACACTATGGATCGCTATGAACAGGCGAAAAATATATTTATGCACCAATGTATGTGAACTTAAATAACATAAAAGAAGAGATGAGTGCATTATTACTAATAATGCGCTATTTTTTTATACAAAAACACAAAGTGATGTCAAATAAGTTGACGCAGTTTTTGAAAATTGTTTATAGTATATCTAATTTATATGCGGATGGCTTTTTGAAAAACGGTTGGAGTGTAAAAGTTGATGCTGGTTATTCTGGATTTGGTGATTCGAAGGCTAGTTTGAGGAATGAAGATGGGATAGTTGTCATGATAAAGGAGGGGTGTTCATGTCAGTTCCTTTGTATCAGCTGCCAGAGCAGCAGCCTTCAGTATGGCAGCCTACGAGTGTAGAGGAAGCTATGCGTTTGAAGCATAAATGGGGAGATGATTCGGTACTCATTGCTGGGGGAACCTGGCTGCGTACTCGCTGGGAAAACGGTCATGCACCGATCCCACAGCATCTGATTAGCCTTGGAAGTATTTCATCTCTCTCGGGATTAACGGTCGATTCTCAAGGGCGAATTCATATAGGGCCAGCCCTTTGTTTAGCTGATTTGATGAAAAATGAACTGGTTAGGCAACGATGCGGGCTCCTTGTGCAAGCCTGCTCGGAGATCGCAGCGCCCTCTGTTCGGAATTTAGCCTCTATCGGAGGCAACGTGATGTCACGAACGGGTGACCTCATTCCTGTATTGCTTGTCATGGATGCCCAAATCATTTGCTCGGATGGGCAGAATGAACGTTCACTGGCGCTGATGGAGTGGCTGGAGAGTCCGATTTCGAGCCAGAACGAGGTAATGACTGGGATCGTGGTGCCAACGGCAGCTCTGATGAAAGCGGAAGAGGGAAGTAGCTACGAGTTTTATCTAAAGGTGGGACGCAGAGAAGCGTTCACCCCATCGGTTGTAACGGTAGCTGGAAGGCTAGAGCTAGGTACAGATGGAACACTCACAAGATTTGCGTTAGCTGCAGGTGGAGGAAGTGCTGTTCCGGCAAGGTTTAAATATCTGGAGGCCGCAGCTATTGGTCAGCCTTTATCCAAGGAGCTTCTGAAGTATCTGCATAAGGGTGTGTTCGCGGAATTTGATGCGGTGGCTGATGATTATGCCGGTGTGACTTATCGCAAGCAGACTGCGGCCAATCTCATCGTATCTGAATGCTATAAAGCGTGGCAAAAGGGGGGCGGAGCGGATGCTCCTAGGTCGTGATACGTATGTAAAAAAGTGGATTATCCGGCCTGACGGTGAAGAGAAGGTAACCGGAAAGCTCCGATATCTCACGGATTTAACCGCACCGGGTATGCTGCATGGGAAGGTGCTTCGCAGTCGTTACCCCCATGCATGGATTCTTTCCATCGATACAAGCAAGGCGATCATGACTCCGGGTGTGCGCGTCGTGGTAACGGCAGAGGATGTGCCTGGGTTGAATTTATTCGGCATTGCTTTCCCTCATCAGCCTGTGTTCTGTCATGATCGCGTTCGTTACATGGGGGACGCTTTGGCGGCAGTAGCTGCGGATACGGAAGAGATCGCTGAATATGCGCTTAGTCTGATCGAGGTTGTTTATGAACCATTACCTGTTGTAGATGATCCAGAAACGGCGCTAGACGCTGGCGTTATTAGGCTGCATCCCGATGGCAATTTACTGCACCGAACTAGCTTGAAGCATGGGGACGCAGAAACGGCATTCGAGGGGTGTGCGCATATTGCCCAGGAGACGTACTTTACGCCTCGTCAAATGCACACCTACATGGAAACCGAGGGCGGCTTATTTATCCCAGAAGATGACGGCCGATTAACGGTATATTCGCCTACGCAGCATGGCTATAAGGATCGGATGCAGCTGTCCAGGATTCTAGGGATGGCTGAGGAGCAAATTCGCGTTGTATCCAGTCCCATCGGCGGATCATTCGGCGGGAAGGATGAGCTCAATGTGCAGCCCTTCGGTGCCTTGATGGCATTAAAGACGGGATCCCCGATCAAGATGCACAATTCGCGTCGTGAATCCATCATATCTGGTATCAAACGGCATCCGATGCGGATTAAGATGAAGACTGGCGTGGATCAAGAGGGCCGTCTCGTCGCGCATCAAGTGAGCATCCTTGCTGATACAGGAGCCTATGCAACTTTGGGTTGTGAGGTCTTGAATTTTGCTACGGAACATGCGATAGGACCTTATAACATTCCGAATGTAGATGTTCAGGGGACGAGTGTATATACGAATAACGGCGTATCCGGTGAGTTTCGGGGCTTTGGCGGCAATCAGGTGATTTTTGCCGTTGAGAGCCAGATCGAGCGGTTAGCCGAGAAGCTCGGTATGGACGCTTGGGAGCTGCGCAAGCTGAACTTGCGTGCTCCGGGTGACCCGGGGCCGATGGGGCAGCAGATTGTGCAAACCGATGGCGCGGAACAAGTGTGGAGCAAGGTGAAGGAGTCGCCGCTCTGGGCGAAACGCGCGAAGTTGGCGCGGGAAGGCGAGGGAGCGGTACAGCAAGCCGATGGCGAGAAGCAGCAAGATCAAGTGGAGAAGCTGCGGGGTATAGAGCGGGATGACAAGAGCGAAGTTCAAGCCCTGTGGATCCGCCGAGGCGTCGGCGCAGCGATGGTGATGCACGGCGCCGGGCTCGGCCTAGGCATCCCGGATCACTCCGGCGGCCGCATCGAGCTCACGCCGGAGGGCAAGATCCAGGCCTCCTTCGGCTTCGAGGAGTTCGGGCAAGGGCTTTATGCAGCGCTCACGTTGATGCTGCAGGACTTTTTCGGCTGCACCGCCGAAGACATCCGCATCGTCATCGGCGATACGGATCGCGTGCCGAGCAGCGGATCCAGCACGGCCTCACGCGCCACCACGATGATGTGGCGCGCCCTGCAGCGGCTGAAGCCGCCGTTCGTGCAGGCGCTGCTTCAGCAGGCGTCTGCGCTCGCCGGCCTCGCAGCCGAAGAGCTGGCAACCGGCGCAGGCGGGATTCATCGCAAGGGCGATGAATCGGGCATGCCGGTTGTGACGTATGCGCAGTTGGCGGAGGCTGCTGAGGCAGCAGCCAAGCCGATCATCGCGCATACGGAGTTCGACTACCCGACGACGCCGGAAGGGCTGATCGGCGCTCATTATTTATACTCCTACGCATCCGTCATCGTGGAAGTGGAAGTGAACATGCTGACGGGGCGAGTGAAGGTGCTGCAAACCGATCACGTCATAGCAGCCGGCCCTGTTATTAATCCGATGGGGTTCCTCGGACAGATCGAGGGGGGCAGTGTGATGGCTCTGGGATTTACGTTGACTGAGGATGCTGTCATGCAGGGGAGTAACTACCTAAGGCATAATTTGGACACATACTTGGTCCCAACCTTCAAGGATAGCCCCCATACCATTCGGGTAGAAGCGATCGAAGATTTGCCCGAGGGTGATACTTTTGGCCCGCGCGGGGTTGGCGAAATTGGTTCCGTCGGTTTGGCCCCGGCCATTACCGCAGCGGTCCGTCAAGCAACGGGGATTTGGGTAAATCGACTCCCGATTTCACCGGAAAACATCGTGCAGTCCATCGACTGGTTAGAAGGGGTGGAGGCCATTGATTAATACAAACTATGTGCTTGAATGTTCGATTAATGGTAAGGGAGTCACGGTACCTGTCCCAGCTTCCAAACGGATGTCGGATATCCTGCGTGATGACTTGCTTTTAACAGGAACCAAAGTTTCTTGTGAAATAGGACGCTGCGGCGCCTGCATGGTACTGCTTGATGGTAAACCCGTTAATTCTTGTTTGCTTATGGCTTATCAAGCGGCGGGTAAGGAAGTGACAACCATTGAGGGGATATCGGCAGGGGAAGAGCTGCATCCCGTTCAGCAAGCTATGTTAGAGGAAGGAGGGCTGCAGTGCGGTTATTGTACCGCTGGTATGGTCGTTACGCTTACGGCTTTATGGGAAGAGAATCCTACCCCGACTAGGGCGGAGGCCGAAGAGGCACTCTGCGGCAATATATGCCGATGCACGGGCTATGAAGGCATTTTCAGAGCGGTAGAAAGATGTGGTTTGTCGATAAAAAGAGAGGGGTAGAACCATTATGACAAAAAAATGGATGTTTTCCTTAACAGCTATCTTACTTATGATCTTAACCGCTTGCTCTGGACAATCAACTACGACTAGCACCACGACCGCACCTAATGCGTCCCCTGCTTCAACCCCAGCTGGCAGTACAACACCGTCATCAGTTGAGAAAAAGCTGCCTAGAGTTGCCTTTGTCTATATCGGAGTTCCCGGTGATGGAGGCTGGACCTACGAGCATGATCAAGGCCGTTTAATGTTGGAAAAAGAGCTTGGCATCAAAGCGACAACGGTTGAAAATATTCCTGAAGGTCCTGATGCGGAGCGAGTTTTTGAAGAATTAGCACAGAAGAACGATATCATTTTCGGAACTTCCTTCGGTTATATGGACCCAATGTACAATGTAGCTCAAAAGCACCCGAAGGTCACATTCCTACACGCAACTGGCTATAAAACACTGCCTAACCTCGGGACATACATGGGGCGCGAATACCAAAGTGCTTACCTCGTAGGTATGGCGGCCGGTAAAATGACCAAGAACAATCACTTGGGTTATGTCGGTGCATTCCCGATTCCGGAAGTTATTTATACCATTAATGCTTTTACTCTTGGAGCTCAAAGTGTTAACCCGGACATTGATGTATCAGTGGTTTGGAGCAATACGTGGTTCGATCCGGCGACAGAGAAGCAAGCTGCGATTTCTTTGCTGGACAAAGGCGTGGACGTTTTGGCTGCTTATCAAGATTCACCTGCAAGTATTCAAGCGGCAGCGGAACGCAAAGTGTGGGGGATCGGAAACGATTCGGATATGGGCCGATTTGCGCCGGAGACGTACATTTCGAACCCGAAATGGAACTGGGGACCTTACTATGTGCAGACGGTTAAAAGTGTCATGGATGGGACTTGGAAATCCAGCGCATATTTCGGCAGCATGAAAGAAGGCATTACAGATATAGCTCCACTTGGTAAAAATGTGCCAGCCGATGTTAAAGCTCTTGTCGAGAAGAAGAAGCAGGATATCTTGAATGGTACCTTCGACGTATTCCAAGGACCTATCGTGGATCAAGATGGCAAGACGCGTTTTGAACAGGGTAAAAAGATGACTGACGAAGAGATTTTGGGCACAACCTGGTTTGTTAAGGGCATTAAAGGTGTCATTCCTAAATAAGTATGAGAGGACGTAAGGGCGATGACGATACAAGATATTGCTTTGATTGACGAGTGGCATCCGGTGTTGTTGTCGTCAGAACTGTTAAATAAGCCTATACCTGTCATCGTGTTAGGTGAAAAAGTGGCTGTATTCCGCACTTCGCAAGGCGTCCACGCCTTCAAGGACTTATGTATTCATCGGGGAGTACCACTATCGCTGGGCAAAGTGAAGGGGGATGAGCTTGTCTGTGCTTACCACGGTTGGTCCTATAACGGCTGCGGTACTTGTACGCGAATTCCGTCTCTGCCGGCAGATCGGGCGATTCCCTCCAAGGCGAAAGCGTTCGTCTACGGATGTGTAGAGGCACACGGATTGATCTGGGTTTGTCTAGGTAAACCGGCTAGTCTGCAGCCGAACGTAAGCAAGTATATTCCCGAAGGCTTCAAAGAAGTCATCATGGGACCATACACGCTGCAAGCTGCAGGACCTCGTATCATAGAGAACTTCCTCGACGTATCCCACTTGATGTTTGTGCATGAGGGTCTGCTAGGTGATAGTGAATTTGCCGAAATTGGGGATTATCAGGTTTATGAGGAGGACGGTGTCCTTACTTCAGAGGAAATCGTCATCTTTCAACCCGATCCGGATGGAACGGGGCGCGGCGTACATAGCCGATACGTCTACGAAGTGTTCGGTCCGCTCTGTGTCGCTTTTACCAAAAGAGATCGCGATACGGATCATATCTTCCGGTTGTTTTTGATGGTGCTGCCGGAAACGGAGCAGACGAGCAAAGCGTTCATGTTGAAGCAGAGGAACTATGCTTATGAGGAACCTGACGAGGTGTTCGTTCAGTTCCAAGATCTGCTCATTGAGCAGGATCGTGAGATGGTCGAAAACCAGAAGCCGGAGCTGCTCCCGCTCGATCTTCAAGCGGAGCTGCACCTGAATACAGATCGATTGAGTATCGCGTACCGCAAACGGCTTCGGGAACTGGGCGTCACTTTCGGGACGGCTTAGGGGTTAAACAGAAAGCTGCGGCGCATGGGGGAATAACCGGAGTGGTTCTTCTCTCATGCGCCGCAGCATTTTTTATTTCAATGGAGTTAGAACTTTTATTCAATAAGTTCGTCAGCCATTTTTTCGGATTCAAAATGATAGGAAGACAAATTATCAACGTTTAACTTTCTGTTATCTTTTTTTCCTGCTATTCTTCATTAGCGTCATTCTCCTAGAATGGCGCAGCCAAGAATAGTAGGCGCGTAAGTCACGCAATTCCATGGTTTTGGACATAAATCCGAGGAAGGTGATGACAATCATTCTATGTAAGGGCTTGCCTAGCAGATCGGTTTCATTCTCTGCCAAATTAAATTGTACAACCATTAGTAAATCATCATCGATAACGTATACTTCTTCTTCCTTGCGGTAGTAGGACGCTATGCTGCCACTTTTAAGTTTATCCCACAAATACGTACATATATCCTCGAGCTTTGTTTGTTCACCTTCCACACGAGTGATCCATCGACTATGGGCATGATGGGTGATGACAATATCGACGATCTTTTTATCAGCGAGTTCGATATAGAAGGGGTCATAGGTACTCCATCGACTCATTATTTTATCTTTCATACCTTGAACTCCTTTCTTCTCATCCAAATAAAGAACCAAGTGTATTTTTCCATATATATACTTATTATCATAAAGTTAACTTGTGTTAAGGGCATCACATAAATCATTTCACTGATTTCTACCTATTTTTCATACTTGTGCAAAACATGCAAAAACAATTGCGTGAAGACGAAAAAAGGATTGCATGATTAGCGGGTGGCTAATTATGCAATCCTTTTTTAATTTGGTAAAATACTACTAGAGATTAAATCCAATAGTAAACGGGTTCCTTCGGTTTTTTCTGCTTAGCTTCTTTCGTGTAATTAAAGATGCTAGTCAGTGCGGAGGATTCTTCCTTAGATAAGAAAGGGTTTGCAATTTTATGGCCTTCGTCGTGCTTCAGCTTGTAAACGGAATTCTGCAATTGCGGGTTTAGTTGGATAATTGGCACCTAGATCACTTCCTTCACAAATGATAAGAATACAAAAGTATTATAGCATAATGGAGGCAATTCAAGCATGAAAAGTAAACTATTAATAGGGTTATTTGTATCACTTTTCATTGGTTTACAAATTTGGTGTTCATCCATTACCTTCCAATACCCCTACATCGGGATTTTTCTTGAAAATAATCCACAGCAACAATGGGTCATTAAGGATTTGGATATTAAGGGTGATGCCAGTAGTAAACTTGACATCAAGGTAGGGGACATCGTTAAACAAATGGATGGCAAGCTTCCTGATGAATTTCCATATGTTCAGAGATGGGGAGTAATTGAGCAAGTTCATACCTTGTTAATTTCAAGAGATGGATATGAGAAAGAAATTTTGATAAGTCTCAATAATACGACTAATTTTGATATGATTCCGCTAGTAGAAGAATTTGTATGTCTATTCATGGCAATATTACTTTTTACTAAAATGCGCTCTTCTCCGTCAGCTAGGCTTCTCGCGGCTGTTTTTCTGAGTATGGCCATTATTTATATGAGCCTTGGAGCTTCGATACGTGGAGATGCAATTGGAAAGGTGTTAATCGGTAGTTTTATGATGATACTTCCAATCGTATTTTTGCACTTCTTGGTCGTCTTTTTCAAGGAAAAGGGCGAAATGAACTTGCGAATGCGGATTTTAAAATACTTGTATGCAATCGTAATCATAGTATTTGGTTTAAGAGGTTTATATTTTATACCGGCAGCGAAAACCCTGTATCGTTATGATGGAACTTTTACGATAGGCTTTTTCGTTTTTATCATTATTCTTAATATAACTGTTCTATCATCTCTTTATATGAAAGTTCGGAAAGAGCATTCGTATGTATCAAGCATTATAAAAAGTGTGTTTTATTCATTGTTAATTTCATTTTTACCCATCATTTGTCTCTCTTTTCTACCACAATTAATTTTGGGGAATTGGATCTATGACCCTATGTATACAAGTTGGTCTATATTAATTTTCCCTATCTCTTTTGCGTACTTGATTGCTTCAAATCAGTTGTATGATATCGGACTTGTTGTCAGGCGATTTGCGTTCGCTGGCCTTCTGGCAATCGTTCCGGTCAGCCTATTTACAGGGACATATGCTTTCTTATTTCACCAAACAGCAGACGGAAAGCAAATTCTATTCATTTTCGTCGGGTCGATGATTCTAGTTTCCGCAGTGTTGTATGCAGCCGAATATTTGACGACGCGGCTTGAACCGTTTTTGTTCCCAAGAAAATTCATTCTGCAATCTGCTTTGAAGAAAATTTCCAGAAACCTTGGGACCATTTCCAGTTTCCGTGAGTTGAAAGAGATCATACTCGTGGATATTGTTGGCACACTTCAGGTGATGGGTGGAGCCATTGTGTTCCAGTATAAAAACGATACCGAGATCATTTATGAAGGGGAAATAGATACTTCAGAAGTTCAGAAGCTTGTCAATTCGTCATCCTTGCTCGATCATCCACTTTTTACATGCATGGAGATGAATAGCCATGAAGAGTATAAGAGTTATTTGATTATGACACGCAAAAAGACGAATACGATGCTTGCGAAGGAAGAGAGGCAATGGCTGCAGCTGATTACAACCTATTTGGAAGTTAGCTTGGAAAATGTCCATTTGATCCGCAAGTTAACAGCCAGGCTGCAGCAATTAGCTTCCGAGCTTCCTCATGAAACGGGTGCGAATGATATTTTATGGTTTCGTAAGGTGATGTTTGAGCTTCAGGAAGAAGAAAGAATTCGAATTGCTAACGATCTTCATGATACGACAATGCAAGATCTGTTCTTTCTCAAAAGAAGAATATCCTCCCTGGCAGATAAGCCAACGATGCATCGCGAAGATCAGGTGCAGTTGAAAAATATGAATAATTTTGTGGAAATGATTAATGCTAGTCTGCGCCAAAGCTGCTTTGAGCTAAATCCCCATTTGCTAAAAGAGGTAGGTCTGATTCAAACGCTCAAGATGTACTTGGAGAAGGAGTCATATTCAACGCCATTTGAGCTTGAATTTCAAGCAGGACATGCTGCTGTCATCGAAACCAAAGATTTGCTTACGAAACGGCATATATTCCGAATCGTCCAAGAGCTACTCAATAATGCCAAAAAGCATTCTCAGGCTTCCAAAGTTACTTTCCAGATCGCGGAGAAAGACAATTCTTTTTGTTTAATTTATGAAGATGACGGGGTAGGATTTCATGACAGAGACGAAGTTCACCTGGAAATTGGCGCATCAGGCATGGGGCTTGAACAAATGAGGAGCAGAGTTTTGCACGTGGGTGGACGTTTTGAGCTTAACGCACGAAACGGTAATGGAACGAAAATTATCATCACGATTCCCACCAAGGAGGTAATTTCAGCATGATTGAAGTCGTCAAGACACTTGTTGTCGATGATCATCCATTATTTGCGCGTGCGACCAAAACGTTATTAGAAGAGATTGATGGTATTGAAGTTGTCGGTGTTGTCGCTAATGCCAAACAATGCTTGGAACAAGTGGAGCTGCATCAGCCTGCTCTCGTATTTCTAGATTATCAACTCCCTGATCTACCCGGTACAGAAGTTGCGGCCCAGTTAAAGAATAGGTATCCGAATATGCATATTGTTATTTTTACGGGAATCGATGTGACGGGCATTTTAAATAAATTAATCGAGATCAAAGTAAGTGGCGTTCTATCGAAGGAGTCGAGCGAACGAACGATTAAAAATATGGTGAATTGTATGTTGGATGGTCATACGATGCTGCCGTTATCCTTCTTTCACCAGATGCAATTAAGTGGGGAATCTACCAAGGATGACTGTGTGTTACTAGAAGAAGAAGTACTCATGATGAATATGTTGGTCAAGGGAGCGACTCATGAACAAATTGCGGAACGTATCTTTATGAGCAAGCGAACTGTCGATAATTATTTACGCAAGATTTACGATAAGTGGGGGGCAAAATCAAGAACAGAAGCACTCGAGAAGTTTATTAAAAGCAAATATTACACCCAGGCATAAGGAGGAAATGATGCAGGACATCCAGCAGCATATGCATCGTGTTATTGATGACTATATTTATGTCGAAGATTTAAATACTCTGCTCAAATCTTTTGTAGATGACCAAGAAAAGGAAAATTGTACATGGTCTAAGGTCACGTTTTGCACGCACAAGATGCTAGGAGGAGACTCGCCTGACATTCATCGATTTGCTGCGGTGACAGAGCTGCTTATTCTAACTTTGGACATTATGGATGATTTGCAGGATCAAGATCAGGTTGGTAAGCCGTGGATGCAATGTCCACAAGCTGTTACCTTGAATGCTGTTATGGCACTGTTCATGGGATTTGTAGGAGAATTGGGGCACTTGCAGGTTAAAGATAAGATGCTGGTTGAGGTAAGTAAAATCATTTCGAGATCGATTAATGGCCAACAAAAAGATGTAACGAATGCGATATCAACCGTAGATGACTATCTGATGATGACGCAAGAGAAATCCGGTTC
It contains:
- a CDS encoding response regulator transcription factor — its product is MIEVVKTLVVDDHPLFARATKTLLEEIDGIEVVGVVANAKQCLEQVELHQPALVFLDYQLPDLPGTEVAAQLKNRYPNMHIVIFTGIDVTGILNKLIEIKVSGVLSKESSERTIKNMVNCMLDGHTMLPLSFFHQMQLSGESTKDDCVLLEEEVLMMNMLVKGATHEQIAERIFMSKRTVDNYLRKIYDKWGAKSRTEALEKFIKSKYYTQA
- a CDS encoding polyprenyl synthetase family protein gives rise to the protein MMQDIQQHMHRVIDDYIYVEDLNTLLKSFVDDQEKENCTWSKVTFCTHKMLGGDSPDIHRFAAVTELLILTLDIMDDLQDQDQVGKPWMQCPQAVTLNAVMALFMGFVGELGHLQVKDKMLVEVSKIISRSINGQQKDVTNAISTVDDYLMMTQEKSGSLFRLACFMGYSSLECTEETIEQIHQLADCIGLIHQIQNDMRDLTRLDVKNDVIGKKRTLPVLYLLSIDDAAFSPLKAYYEGEITADFLLEEKENFLQMIQDSGCMEYARIVQSVCIQKAEEIYENLQAVSPWKERFKEITYRDFLDTD